The Metabacillus schmidteae genome has a segment encoding these proteins:
- a CDS encoding MFS transporter has translation MYKVDQVSWKERISYGLADTASNLIFVMVSTYLLYFYTDVYGIGAGVVGTLFLIVRFLDAGTDLLAGYVIDRTSTKWGKCRPYFLWLALPFAAVGVLTFLTPDLDTQGKILFAYSSYILLGLIYTFINIPLSAMLPSMSNNPQERHEVTSIRMIFGQIGGFIVSVATLPLVAYLGNGNDAKGFALTMTVFGIISIPMFINAFKNTKEREYYNSSKKSIPLKDGMKAFNIPWLIIFTAKLAFFFVFIIRNQTTVYFLKYNFGREDIVPVVMALNYLTIVSLLLIPFVTKRLGGKKTMQFGIVVAIVGSLIIYFSSITQSIPLLLIGVGLGGLGLGFVPSLLFSLIADTIDYGEWKSGVRATGLLYSGSTFAAKFGMGIGGAAGAWLLAMYNYDPALTQQSTETLKAIEFSFIWFPVISFALVLILLQFYKLDKIHGQIIEDLRKRNNSNNDLAKDA, from the coding sequence ATGTATAAAGTAGATCAAGTTTCATGGAAAGAAAGAATAAGTTATGGTTTAGCAGATACAGCTTCAAATTTAATTTTTGTGATGGTCTCAACTTATTTACTTTATTTTTATACAGATGTTTATGGTATAGGTGCAGGTGTTGTTGGTACTTTATTCTTGATCGTCAGGTTTCTCGACGCTGGAACAGATTTACTTGCAGGATATGTAATAGATCGAACAAGTACGAAGTGGGGAAAATGTAGACCTTATTTTCTATGGTTGGCTCTCCCGTTTGCAGCAGTAGGTGTCTTAACGTTTTTAACTCCAGACCTAGATACTCAAGGAAAGATCTTATTTGCATATTCTAGTTACATCTTATTAGGCCTTATTTATACATTTATTAACATTCCGTTATCAGCCATGCTACCAAGCATGTCAAATAATCCACAAGAGCGTCATGAAGTAACTTCTATTCGTATGATTTTCGGGCAAATTGGTGGTTTTATAGTTTCGGTTGCCACGTTACCTTTAGTTGCTTACCTTGGAAATGGTAATGATGCTAAAGGTTTCGCGTTAACAATGACAGTATTCGGTATTATATCAATTCCTATGTTTATCAATGCTTTCAAAAACACGAAAGAAAGAGAATACTATAATAGTAGTAAAAAGAGTATACCTTTAAAAGATGGAATGAAAGCGTTTAATATACCGTGGTTAATTATTTTTACTGCAAAACTTGCTTTCTTCTTCGTGTTTATAATTCGTAACCAAACAACCGTTTATTTCCTTAAATATAACTTTGGAAGAGAAGATATTGTACCTGTTGTCATGGCTTTAAATTATTTAACGATTGTATCCTTACTGTTAATTCCGTTTGTTACTAAGAGACTTGGCGGTAAGAAAACCATGCAGTTTGGGATTGTCGTTGCAATTGTAGGATCTCTAATCATTTACTTCAGTTCAATTACACAATCCATACCATTATTGTTAATTGGTGTAGGGCTTGGCGGGTTAGGTTTAGGGTTCGTTCCGAGTCTATTATTCTCTCTAATTGCTGACACGATTGATTATGGTGAGTGGAAATCAGGTGTTCGTGCTACAGGACTTTTATACTCAGGTTCTACCTTTGCAGCTAAGTTTGGAATGGGGATAGGAGGAGCTGCTGGAGCTTGGTTATTAGCAATGTATAATTATGACCCGGCTTTAACTCAACAATCCACTGAAACTTTGAAAGCGATTGAATTTAGCTTTATATGGTTTCCGGTCATCAGTTTTGCATTAGTTCTTATATTACTGCAGTTCTATAAACTGGATAA